A stretch of Alkalicella caledoniensis DNA encodes these proteins:
- a CDS encoding DMT family transporter, whose product MAKKTMPIHFFSGLTYATIFGFSFLFTSRVLQHIEPFHLLSFRFLLAFSVMTILKITRVIDIPLTKELLNPYLFLLALFQPLLYFTGETIGVKMTSSSESGLMIALIPILVAIFSAVFLKEYPTKKQIPFIILSTIGVSVIVLFQDSVEFGSSLLGFSMLSLAVISAAFFNILSRSLSNQLKPLQITYFMMGFGSVFFSIVAVSQHISNNSLGEFFLPLQQSEVLVGLGYLSILSSIIAFFMVNFTLSKVTASQGAVFANLVTVISIFAGVFIGKESFYLYHIVGSILIIFGVWGTNKFVLKDKGTISIEEVA is encoded by the coding sequence ATGGCTAAAAAAACTATGCCAATACACTTTTTTTCGGGGCTAACATACGCAACCATCTTCGGTTTTTCTTTTCTTTTTACCTCAAGGGTGCTGCAGCACATAGAACCATTTCATCTTTTGAGCTTTAGGTTTTTATTGGCTTTTTCAGTAATGACCATACTGAAAATCACAAGGGTTATAGATATCCCCTTAACAAAAGAACTTCTTAATCCATATCTATTTTTATTAGCTTTATTTCAGCCACTATTGTATTTTACAGGGGAGACCATAGGTGTAAAGATGACATCTTCCTCTGAATCTGGCTTAATGATAGCACTTATACCTATACTGGTGGCTATATTTAGTGCAGTTTTTTTAAAAGAGTACCCAACAAAAAAACAAATACCTTTTATTATTTTATCTACCATTGGGGTTTCTGTAATAGTATTATTTCAGGATAGCGTGGAATTTGGAAGTAGCCTCTTAGGCTTTTCCATGCTTTCTCTAGCAGTAATATCCGCAGCATTTTTTAACATACTATCTAGAAGTTTATCAAATCAATTAAAGCCACTACAGATAACATACTTTATGATGGGTTTTGGCTCAGTATTTTTCTCGATAGTAGCCGTTTCCCAACATATATCTAATAATAGCTTAGGGGAATTTTTCTTACCACTGCAGCAAAGTGAAGTACTAGTAGGATTAGGCTATCTAAGCATACTATCCTCTATTATTGCATTCTTTATGGTTAATTTTACTTTATCAAAGGTAACGGCATCTCAGGGAGCAGTATTTGCAAACCTTGTGACAGTGATTTCAATTTTTGCAGGTGTTTTTATTGGGAAGGAGAGTTTTTACCTATACCATATAGTAGGCAGTATTCTTATAATATTCGGGGTATGGGGGACTAATAAATTTGTTTTAAAAGACAAGGGAACTATAAGTATTGAAGAGGTAGCGTAA
- the rbsK gene encoding ribokinase has protein sequence MGKIIVVGSINMDLLFRTKKRPNLGETVKGIEFAQFPGGKGANQAVAASRLGSQVQMVGSVGKDEYGKILKGHLANEGVHISTIKEVDDSTGLANIVLDSDGENSIIIIEGANSKVHSTDIDDQLFESDDILLLQLEIPIETVIYAAKSAKAKGAKVIFDPAPVKEIPEELYQYIDIIKPNQWEAMELTKTSNVDQAASILLEKGINNVIITLGGDGAKLYTKDIIKHFAPRKVEVVDTTAAGDSFSGALATALNKGKELDEAINFAIKVSSLTVTRLGAQSSLPSIDEIGGE, from the coding sequence ATGGGAAAAATAATAGTTGTTGGAAGTATAAATATGGACTTATTATTTAGGACAAAAAAGCGGCCTAACCTTGGAGAAACAGTGAAAGGTATAGAATTTGCTCAATTTCCAGGGGGAAAGGGTGCAAACCAAGCAGTGGCAGCGTCCCGACTAGGATCGCAGGTTCAGATGGTAGGTAGTGTAGGCAAAGATGAATATGGTAAGATTTTAAAAGGGCATCTAGCAAATGAGGGAGTTCATATTAGTACCATAAAAGAAGTGGATGACTCCACTGGTCTAGCTAATATCGTATTAGATTCAGATGGTGAAAACTCCATTATAATAATTGAAGGTGCAAACTCAAAAGTGCATAGCACAGATATTGATGATCAATTATTTGAAAGTGATGACATATTATTACTCCAACTGGAGATACCCATAGAAACTGTAATTTACGCAGCTAAAAGTGCAAAAGCTAAAGGAGCAAAGGTTATATTTGACCCTGCTCCCGTTAAAGAAATACCTGAAGAATTGTATCAATACATAGATATAATCAAACCTAACCAATGGGAAGCCATGGAACTTACAAAAACTAGTAATGTTGATCAAGCAGCATCCATTTTGTTAGAAAAGGGAATAAATAATGTAATCATAACCCTTGGGGGAGATGGAGCCAAGCTATACACAAAAGATATTATAAAACATTTTGCTCCACGGAAGGTAGAAGTAGTAGATACAACTGCAGCCGGTGATAGCTTCTCTGGAGCACTAGCCACGGCATTAAATAAAGGTAAGGAGCTAGATGAAGCCATTAACTTTGCCATAAAAGTTTCTAGCTTAACGGTAACACGCTTAGGGGCACAATCATCTTTACCATCCATAGATGAAATAGGAGGAGAATAA
- a CDS encoding nucleoside hydrolase — protein MKIILDVDPGIDDAMAIALALKTKGVQLLGLTTVGGNLPLNKTTDNAAKILKLLGANCKVYPGMAGPLIRELHTAEQIHGPTGLGYLDLPAAQEYIGNKHGVDFIIDEINNNPHEVTLIAVGPLTNVANAIKKDKSVIDKVKEIIIMGGAVYTGGNVTPAAEFNIYVDPESAQIVFNSGANITLVGLDVTLQALLTEEHIEILKEKGGKIGQAIGSMTDFYLERYKDHNKLKGCALHDPLAVGVALDKSLVKTQKVFVAVETKGEFTRGETLGDVHGRFGKEPNINVCIEVDEKRFINSFMETLTS, from the coding sequence ATGAAAATAATTTTAGATGTTGATCCAGGAATAGATGACGCAATGGCCATAGCATTGGCACTGAAGACCAAAGGTGTACAACTGCTAGGTCTCACCACTGTAGGGGGAAATCTTCCCTTGAACAAAACAACAGACAATGCAGCAAAAATCCTAAAGTTATTAGGTGCAAACTGTAAGGTTTACCCAGGAATGGCAGGTCCTCTAATAAGAGAATTGCACACGGCAGAACAAATCCACGGACCAACAGGTTTAGGGTATTTAGACCTGCCAGCAGCCCAAGAGTATATTGGGAATAAACATGGAGTAGATTTTATTATTGATGAAATCAATAATAACCCCCATGAAGTAACCCTTATAGCGGTAGGACCTTTGACCAATGTTGCCAATGCTATTAAAAAAGACAAAAGTGTTATAGATAAAGTGAAAGAGATTATAATTATGGGCGGTGCAGTTTATACAGGGGGGAATGTTACACCCGCTGCTGAATTCAATATATATGTTGACCCCGAAAGTGCCCAAATAGTTTTCAACAGTGGAGCTAACATAACGCTGGTGGGTCTTGATGTAACTTTGCAAGCTCTCTTAACGGAAGAACATATAGAAATCCTCAAAGAAAAAGGTGGAAAGATAGGGCAAGCCATAGGTTCTATGACAGATTTTTACTTGGAACGATATAAAGACCACAACAAACTGAAAGGATGTGCATTACATGACCCCTTAGCAGTGGGTGTGGCCTTAGATAAATCCTTAGTTAAAACTCAGAAGGTTTTTGTGGCAGTTGAGACTAAAGGGGAATTTACCAGAGGTGAAACCCTTGGAGATGTCCACGGACGCTTTGGTAAAGAACCAAACATAAATGTTTGTATAGAGGTTGATGAAAAAAGATTTATAAACTCATTTATGGAAACACTGACAAGTTAG
- a CDS encoding flagellar hook-basal body protein, which produces MIRSLYTGASGIISGQRQIDTISNNIANVNTAGFKESRTNFQDLFYANLQQNKNLENPNRLSNLGIMIGHGVRPGSTTKNFTQGPLIGTDGPLDLAIQGNGYFGMNKDGQMHLTRHGNFQIDTNGVLTNSDGYPVMGNFVGNLSDFSNLSFSPEGILTGTNAQGEIQELGSITIFDVPNSGGLLAQGANLFVATENSGQPNIVGTNLKQGFLEGSNVNLADQFSQMIINQRALEASAKIIHTADEMMSHANNIRR; this is translated from the coding sequence ATGATTCGTTCTTTATACACAGGTGCATCAGGAATAATATCAGGACAAAGACAAATTGATACAATATCTAACAATATAGCAAATGTAAATACAGCAGGATTTAAAGAAAGCAGAACTAACTTTCAAGATCTTTTTTACGCAAACCTTCAACAAAATAAAAATCTCGAAAATCCTAACCGGTTGAGTAACTTAGGTATAATGATAGGACATGGAGTAAGACCTGGCTCCACAACTAAAAACTTCACCCAAGGTCCACTTATAGGAACCGATGGTCCCTTGGACTTGGCAATACAAGGAAACGGGTATTTTGGGATGAACAAAGATGGACAAATGCATCTAACAAGGCACGGGAATTTTCAAATAGATACAAATGGGGTATTAACAAATAGTGACGGTTACCCTGTAATGGGAAACTTTGTTGGAAATTTAAGTGATTTCAGTAACCTTAGCTTCTCGCCCGAGGGGATTTTGACAGGCACAAATGCACAAGGGGAAATACAAGAACTAGGAAGTATTACAATTTTTGATGTTCCAAACAGTGGGGGACTATTGGCTCAAGGGGCAAATCTCTTTGTAGCCACAGAGAACTCTGGACAGCCCAATATTGTAGGAACTAATTTGAAACAGGGTTTTTTGGAAGGTTCTAATGTAAACCTTGCTGATCAGTTTAGCCAGATGATCATAAATCAAAGGGCTTTGGAGGCAAGTGCAAAAATAATCCACACTGCCGACGAAATGATGTCCCATGCAAACAATATTAGAAGGTAG
- a CDS encoding sugar phosphate isomerase/epimerase family protein yields MNLGISTASFYPKIYTENTIELISELGVDKIEVFLQTQSEYKEEYIKNLSEKIKMNGQQVYSVHPSSASFEPLLFSDYKREVDDAIEIFKVIFKCCKILGAKYYNFHGPRLVSSPVNQWPMIIDRVRKITDIAKEYDIGISQENVSWCVSGKMEFVEFLKGEKIENLYYTLDNKQAVKSLVDPNKLAKVMGTDLVNVHISDIKEKDVGIFPGFGNFEFDDFFINLKELKYTGPVFIEVYGKYLPHDLKGEFKKFKLKYF; encoded by the coding sequence ATGAATTTGGGGATATCCACAGCATCTTTTTACCCAAAAATATATACAGAAAATACCATAGAACTTATTTCTGAACTGGGAGTAGATAAAATAGAAGTGTTTTTGCAGACACAGAGCGAATACAAGGAAGAGTATATAAAGAATCTATCTGAAAAAATCAAAATGAATGGACAGCAGGTATACTCTGTACATCCAAGCTCTGCAAGCTTTGAACCACTGTTGTTTTCAGATTATAAAAGGGAAGTGGATGACGCTATAGAGATTTTTAAAGTAATATTTAAGTGTTGTAAGATTTTAGGTGCGAAGTATTATAATTTTCATGGACCAAGGCTTGTAAGCTCACCTGTTAATCAGTGGCCCATGATAATAGATAGAGTGCGCAAAATAACAGATATAGCGAAAGAATATGATATTGGCATATCCCAAGAGAATGTTTCATGGTGTGTCAGTGGTAAAATGGAATTTGTAGAATTTCTCAAAGGAGAAAAAATAGAAAATCTATATTACACCTTGGATAACAAACAAGCAGTAAAGAGTCTTGTAGACCCCAATAAGCTAGCCAAAGTAATGGGAACAGACTTGGTAAACGTTCATATTAGTGATATAAAAGAAAAGGATGTAGGTATTTTCCCGGGGTTTGGCAATTTCGAGTTTGATGATTTTTTTATCAATCTAAAAGAGCTCAAATATACTGGCCCAGTTTTTATAGAAGTGTACGGCAAGTATCTGCCCCATGACCTAAAGGGAGAATTTAAGAAGTTTAAATTAAAGTATTTCTAA
- the uvsE gene encoding UV DNA damage repair endonuclease UvsE produces MEIRLGYVAMSLEVKDCSPSKTITLKSLDKLPDKESQLFHLRKLTETNLNNTLRLLYHNASLGIEVFRLTSKLVPMATHPISQGFDYTNEFNDLFLKIGTYIKEKGFRVSAHPDHFTVLNTPKEDVLSASIKDLQYHHKLFQAMGLPNSSLVLHVGGSYGNKERGLERFAENLDKLPLPLRDRIIVENDDKSYTAEEVLTLCQRVKLPMVLDYHHYLCNKGPFPLEELISDIFKTWKGQIPKVHISSPKNEKHFRHHADFIDVTQFMNFIEIIQGKAANLDIMIEAKAKDTALLKLLSELKKVQGISVGPGAKIKIK; encoded by the coding sequence TTGGAAATTCGTTTAGGTTATGTGGCAATGTCCCTTGAGGTTAAGGACTGTTCTCCTTCAAAAACAATTACTCTAAAATCTTTAGATAAGCTGCCTGATAAAGAAAGTCAGCTCTTTCATTTACGTAAACTTACAGAAACTAATCTTAATAACACTTTACGATTACTATACCACAATGCTTCCCTTGGCATTGAAGTTTTTAGACTAACTTCCAAACTTGTACCCATGGCTACCCACCCAATTTCCCAGGGCTTCGATTATACAAATGAATTTAATGATTTATTTTTAAAAATTGGTACTTATATAAAGGAAAAAGGCTTTCGAGTAAGTGCCCACCCCGATCACTTTACTGTCCTTAACACTCCTAAAGAAGATGTACTTAGTGCATCCATCAAGGATTTACAGTATCACCATAAACTCTTCCAAGCTATGGGTTTACCTAATAGTAGCCTGGTATTGCATGTAGGGGGTTCCTATGGCAATAAAGAAAGGGGTCTGGAAAGGTTTGCAGAAAATCTGGATAAACTCCCCTTACCATTAAGGGATAGAATCATTGTGGAAAACGATGATAAATCTTACACTGCAGAGGAGGTTTTAACTCTTTGTCAAAGGGTTAAGCTTCCTATGGTACTTGATTATCATCATTATCTTTGTAATAAAGGACCATTCCCCTTAGAAGAGTTGATTAGTGATATCTTTAAAACCTGGAAGGGTCAAATACCCAAGGTACACATATCTAGCCCTAAAAATGAAAAACATTTTAGGCACCATGCTGATTTTATAGATGTCACTCAATTCATGAATTTCATTGAGATCATTCAAGGTAAAGCTGCTAACCTAGATATTATGATAGAAGCAAAGGCTAAGGATACTGCCCTTTTAAAACTACTTTCAGAGTTGAAGAAGGTCCAAGGAATCTCAGTAGGTCCAGGGGCCAAAATTAAGATAAAATGA
- a CDS encoding BON domain-containing protein, whose product MGKKEEYQDGASRLDLRYLDNARPRESKSQETQLHSNEHSILDNKDVKTPIESKIEGDVKKSQVYQATDNDLQNKIQGIFNNDTNLANYDIRVYCNQRQIEITGIVDALSEKEYAQKLVQTHYDLPVVNSISISTDGHIVDKDVEQELIEELNLRNLDYKELNIKVNDGVVTLFGETNNDIKDVIAAIKTARGVTQVQNLTSHKEPTLDDIFHSQVNNDKED is encoded by the coding sequence ATGGGTAAGAAAGAAGAGTACCAAGATGGTGCTTCAAGGCTAGATTTGAGGTACCTGGATAATGCTAGACCTAGGGAATCAAAATCTCAAGAAACTCAACTACACAGTAACGAACATTCTATTTTAGATAATAAAGATGTAAAAACCCCTATTGAGAGCAAGATTGAAGGGGATGTAAAAAAAAGCCAAGTATATCAGGCTACTGATAATGATCTTCAAAACAAGATTCAAGGTATTTTTAACAACGATACTAACTTAGCTAACTATGATATAAGAGTATATTGTAATCAAAGGCAAATAGAGATCACTGGGATAGTTGATGCTTTATCAGAAAAGGAATATGCGCAAAAATTGGTTCAAACCCATTATGATCTACCTGTGGTTAACAGTATTAGCATCAGTACTGATGGCCACATAGTAGATAAGGATGTAGAGCAAGAGTTAATTGAAGAACTAAACCTAAGAAACTTAGATTATAAGGAATTAAATATCAAAGTAAATGACGGTGTTGTTACACTATTTGGAGAAACTAATAATGATATTAAAGATGTCATTGCCGCAATAAAAACTGCTCGGGGAGTAACCCAAGTTCAGAACCTAACATCACATAAAGAACCTACCCTTGATGACATTTTCCACAGTCAAGTAAACAACGATAAAGAGGACTAA
- a CDS encoding flagellar hook-basal body protein, with the protein MIRGLHISKTGMITQQRKQENIANNIVNSNTTGFKKASSAIAADKDLFLHRLNDEILRTSFGNTDKKPAVGPLGMGVFLDETLTNFLQGNMIETNIKSDLAIAGNGFFTVEQGGQLFLTRDGSFNIDSQGNLVNGDGLYLHGSNGRITLPQGHNGQFSVSTNGQISVGDQFIDTIRITTIQNPHSLDKLGNNLFATTARTTEGGVQGEIIQGYLEGSNVDLADEMVELIATMRAYEANQRAIHAHDETLGKAVNEIASVR; encoded by the coding sequence ATGATAAGAGGTTTACATATATCAAAGACAGGCATGATTACACAACAAAGAAAGCAAGAAAACATAGCTAACAACATAGTAAACTCTAATACAACGGGCTTTAAAAAAGCTTCTAGCGCCATAGCAGCGGACAAAGATTTATTTCTACATAGATTAAATGATGAGATTCTTAGAACCTCTTTTGGGAATACTGATAAAAAACCAGCGGTGGGTCCCTTAGGAATGGGAGTATTCCTTGATGAGACACTGACTAACTTTCTTCAAGGTAATATGATTGAAACAAACATAAAATCAGACTTAGCCATTGCGGGCAATGGATTTTTCACTGTTGAACAGGGAGGACAACTGTTTTTAACAAGGGATGGTTCCTTCAACATAGACTCCCAAGGAAACCTTGTAAATGGAGATGGTTTGTACTTACATGGGAGCAATGGGAGGATAACGCTGCCACAGGGACATAATGGCCAATTCTCTGTTTCCACCAACGGACAGATTTCTGTGGGTGATCAATTTATAGATACAATAAGAATTACTACCATACAAAATCCCCATAGTTTGGACAAACTAGGAAACAACCTTTTTGCTACAACAGCAAGAACAACAGAAGGTGGAGTTCAAGGGGAAATTATTCAGGGATACTTGGAAGGCTCAAACGTCGATTTGGCAGATGAAATGGTAGAACTAATTGCAACAATGAGGGCATACGAAGCAAACCAAAGAGCTATTCATGCCCATGATGAGACTTTAGGAAAAGCAGTAAATGAAATAGCTAGTGTTAGATAA
- a CDS encoding arginine deiminase, which produces MQMQVTNDIGKLQKVIVHRPGEELEYLTPKFLEELLFDEIPWLKRAREEHDGFVKIMRDEGVEVLYITELMADVLNEKSQLKEQFIGEHLDLSHIANMDTREAVYDYLMEKDNSYVIDTLIRGLKKDYVQTIKDSESLADLTKSSFPFYLAPLPSMYFSRDQGIAMANSMLTGSMFNDTRRRETLFIEYILKHHNVFKNIEPIWGSSLPPGVEGGDIIVLSEKTIMIGLSERTTVQAIETVAKEILIEKQLAEEILIVQIPAKRAYMHLDTVLTMVDHDKFLMYPGIKDRTYTYLMTADKKGKVKAKKGNGLKEDLEKSLNRPVKIIFSGEDDPIIAAREQWGDSTNTLAIAPGKVLVYNRNMVTNKQLKKEGIDILEFEGSELVRGRGGPRCMSMPISRENLK; this is translated from the coding sequence ATGCAGATGCAAGTTACTAATGATATAGGGAAACTTCAAAAGGTTATTGTTCATAGACCGGGAGAAGAACTTGAATACTTAACACCTAAATTTTTAGAAGAACTTCTATTTGATGAAATTCCTTGGCTTAAGAGAGCTAGGGAAGAGCATGACGGATTTGTAAAAATTATGAGAGATGAAGGGGTAGAAGTCTTATACATTACAGAACTGATGGCTGATGTTTTAAATGAAAAGTCACAACTAAAGGAACAATTTATAGGTGAACACTTAGACTTAAGCCACATAGCCAATATGGATACAAGGGAAGCAGTATATGATTACCTGATGGAAAAAGATAATAGCTATGTTATAGATACCCTTATAAGAGGCTTAAAAAAGGACTATGTTCAGACAATTAAGGACAGTGAGTCCCTTGCTGATCTTACAAAATCGAGCTTTCCTTTTTACCTAGCACCATTACCTAGTATGTATTTTTCTAGGGACCAAGGGATAGCAATGGCAAATAGTATGTTAACGGGATCTATGTTCAATGACACTAGAAGAAGAGAGACTTTATTTATTGAGTACATACTAAAACATCATAACGTATTCAAAAATATAGAACCCATATGGGGGAGTTCGTTACCACCAGGAGTAGAAGGTGGTGACATAATAGTTTTGTCAGAGAAGACTATTATGATAGGTTTAAGCGAAAGGACTACAGTTCAGGCAATAGAAACAGTTGCGAAGGAAATTCTTATAGAAAAACAACTGGCTGAAGAAATACTTATTGTTCAAATACCTGCTAAGAGAGCTTATATGCATTTAGACACTGTGTTAACCATGGTAGATCATGATAAATTTTTAATGTATCCAGGGATAAAAGACAGAACATATACATATTTAATGACTGCTGACAAAAAAGGCAAAGTTAAAGCAAAAAAAGGTAATGGTTTAAAAGAGGATCTAGAAAAATCCTTAAATAGGCCAGTAAAAATAATATTTTCAGGGGAAGATGACCCAATCATCGCAGCACGGGAACAATGGGGTGACAGTACTAACACCCTAGCAATAGCACCAGGGAAGGTACTGGTTTACAACAGAAATATGGTTACCAACAAACAGTTGAAAAAAGAAGGAATAGATATACTTGAATTTGAGGGATCTGAACTTGTTAGGGGCCGTGGTGGCCCAAGATGTATGAGCATGCCCATATCCAGAGAGAATCTCAAGTGA
- a CDS encoding polyphenol oxidase family protein, with protein sequence MKNFLRFNNNKLDIVISTKENGNMLYQMGGKEVYENYQRLSQSTGIDLNKVVRVILKNSSEFIEVDRAKGGDGVLPDKQNLIGYDGIITRDKNLYIAITTADCFPVIIHDPVNDILGLAHCGWRGIVEQLEVKIMNKMIEMGSKIDDLEITYGPGICRDCYVQHNEYLRDVFIQQYCYPLDIIEEVDGHYAVDIKLASQYNLREAGYTGDFKELNLCNYCDDRLFSVRRDGKETGRIVNLVAML encoded by the coding sequence ATGAAAAATTTTTTAAGGTTTAATAATAATAAGCTTGATATTGTAATTTCAACAAAGGAAAATGGCAATATGCTCTACCAAATGGGTGGAAAAGAAGTTTATGAAAATTATCAAAGGCTATCTCAGTCTACGGGTATTGATTTAAATAAGGTAGTAAGGGTTATTTTAAAGAACTCCAGTGAATTTATTGAAGTTGATAGGGCTAAAGGCGGGGACGGAGTCCTTCCTGATAAGCAAAACCTTATAGGTTACGACGGAATCATTACAAGGGACAAAAATTTATATATAGCCATTACCACCGCAGATTGTTTTCCAGTAATTATCCACGATCCAGTCAATGATATTTTAGGGCTTGCCCACTGTGGTTGGAGAGGTATTGTAGAACAACTTGAAGTCAAAATAATGAATAAAATGATAGAAATGGGAAGTAAAATAGATGATTTAGAGATAACCTATGGCCCCGGTATCTGTAGAGATTGCTACGTCCAGCATAATGAATACCTTAGGGATGTTTTCATTCAACAATATTGTTATCCCCTAGATATTATAGAAGAAGTGGATGGTCATTATGCTGTGGACATAAAATTAGCTTCCCAATATAACTTAAGGGAAGCTGGATATACAGGTGATTTTAAAGAATTAAATCTCTGTAATTATTGTGATGACAGGCTATTTTCCGTAAGGCGAGATGGTAAAGAAACGGGCCGTATTGTAAACCTTGTGGCAATGCTCTAA
- a CDS encoding RidA family protein, translating into MNKKVISTQNAPAAIGPYSQAIQIGNLLYTSGQVPFDPQTMEVVSQDIKEQTKRVMENLKAIFDEAGTSFDKVVKMTVFIKDMNQFGDINEVYATYFGDTPPARSCVEVARLPRDVGIEIEAIAIVD; encoded by the coding sequence ATGAACAAGAAAGTAATTTCAACTCAGAATGCTCCAGCTGCAATAGGTCCTTACTCACAAGCTATCCAAATTGGTAACCTGTTGTATACCTCAGGTCAAGTTCCATTTGATCCACAAACCATGGAAGTTGTATCTCAAGACATTAAAGAACAAACTAAAAGAGTTATGGAAAATCTTAAGGCTATCTTTGATGAAGCAGGTACTTCCTTTGACAAGGTAGTTAAAATGACTGTATTCATTAAAGACATGAACCAATTTGGTGACATCAATGAAGTATACGCAACATACTTCGGAGATACCCCACCAGCAAGATCCTGCGTAGAAGTGGCAAGACTACCAAGGGACGTAGGAATAGAAATAGAAGCAATAGCAATAGTTGACTAA
- a CDS encoding DUF5667 domain-containing protein yields MKKIAVILLMFMLGLNTVAFAEEPIISVVEDSEESIGDIEFPEQIDLTEDEFLEEVITPESEVYTIKRLFEELKGYFYSLDNQKLDYYTELAEKRLIELDLIENEEEKFGYIELLIADFINYMELAQEVADNIDEEELEAIDEDEENNVQDEEEVDVDLDENEEDNDEMLEEVLNKNAQKLQKFNEQRERLQHKFEVKIESAPESAKPGLQRALANISKGQEQRIANILRKDPSLKTDEVTEENTEELLQDDVKEEISVEVSTESEVNKNNKNNKNNKNNNGNGAKNSNKNSKHNR; encoded by the coding sequence ATGAAAAAAATAGCAGTAATACTATTGATGTTTATGTTAGGGCTAAACACTGTAGCTTTTGCAGAGGAGCCAATAATCTCTGTTGTAGAAGACAGCGAGGAGAGCATTGGGGATATAGAATTTCCCGAACAGATTGACCTTACAGAGGATGAATTTTTGGAAGAAGTTATAACTCCAGAGTCTGAGGTTTACACTATTAAAAGACTATTTGAAGAGTTGAAGGGATACTTCTATTCACTAGACAACCAAAAACTAGATTACTATACAGAACTAGCTGAGAAGAGGTTGATAGAATTAGACCTTATAGAAAACGAAGAGGAAAAGTTCGGGTATATAGAGCTGCTAATAGCAGATTTTATAAATTACATGGAACTAGCCCAAGAAGTTGCTGATAACATAGATGAAGAAGAGTTAGAAGCTATCGATGAAGATGAAGAAAATAATGTACAAGATGAAGAAGAGGTAGATGTAGATTTAGACGAAAACGAAGAAGATAATGATGAAATGTTAGAAGAAGTACTAAATAAAAACGCACAAAAGCTTCAAAAATTTAATGAGCAGAGGGAAAGACTTCAACACAAATTTGAAGTGAAAATAGAATCTGCTCCTGAAAGTGCGAAGCCAGGCTTGCAAAGGGCTTTAGCTAATATTTCTAAAGGGCAAGAACAAAGAATAGCAAATATTCTTAGGAAAGACCCTTCTTTGAAAACTGATGAAGTAACAGAGGAGAATACTGAAGAACTATTGCAAGATGATGTAAAAGAAGAGATTTCTGTTGAAGTTTCTACGGAAAGTGAAGTAAATAAAAATAACAAAAACAACAAAAACAACAAAAACAACAATGGAAATGGCGCAAAAAATAGCAATAAAAACAGTAAACACAATCGTTAA